One genomic segment of Ricinus communis isolate WT05 ecotype wild-type chromosome 5, ASM1957865v1, whole genome shotgun sequence includes these proteins:
- the LOC8269323 gene encoding RING-H2 finger protein ATL39, translating to MSNNNLGLAAEIIIMAIVVSVILLFVGIGLLVFIHACIIGRSFRNNDPANDPTGSTDSPGRTTSISADDLEKLPSFDFIAKSKGSSPVDCAVCLDNFRAGDKCRLLPICKHSFHAQCVDEWLLKTPICPICRASAGSRRGGVAIGEESSHLSDTSIDMRGNLTTDSSRHFSDDAGVELRGSNTTGSAQATINAGNELTQNQTDVIETTQLSSNP from the coding sequence ATGAGCAATAACAATCTTGGGCTTGCAGCAGAAATAATAATCATGGCCATTGTCGTATCAGTGATATTATTGTTTGTAGGCATTGGGTTATTAGTCTTTATCCATGCTTGTATTATTGGAAGAAGTTTTAGAAACAATGACCCTGCAAATGATCCGACAGGCAGCACCGACAGTCCTGGAAGAACAACAAGCATATCTGCAGATGATTTGGAGAAGCTTCCTAGCTTTGATTTCATAGCAAAAAGCAAAGGAAGTAGTCCAGTTGATTGTGCTGTTTGCTTAGACAATTTCAGGGCTGGTGATAAATGTAGATTGTTGCCTATATGCAAGCATAGTTTTCATGCTCAATGCGTTGATGAGTGGCTTCTGAAGACGCCTATTTGTCCAATTTGTAGAGCAAGTGCTGGTTCAAGAAGGGGAGGCGTAGCCATAGGTGAAGAAAGTAGCCATTTAAGTGATACTAGTATTGATATGAGAGGGAATTTGACAACAGATTCCAGTAGGCATTTCAGCGATGATGCTGGTGTTGAATTGAGAGGGAGCAATACAACAGGAAGTGCCCAAGCAACAATTAATGCTGGAAATGAATTAACCCAGAACCAAACAGATGTTATTGAAACAACCCAGTTAAGCTCCAATCCTTga
- the LOC8269324 gene encoding UDP-glycosyltransferase 90A1 yields the protein MESLCSEQTYHVVLFPFMAKGHTIPILDLARLFLHRQIAVTIFTTPANLPFIAESLADTNVSIVELSFPSNVPEIPTGIESTDMLPSMLLWPSFVFSTKLMQPNFERALENLPPVNFMVSDGFLWWTLESANKFGFPRFVFFGMSNYAMCVEKAVYENKLLFGPESEEELITVTPFPWIKITRSDFDPSFSNPESKGLFFELAKLVFTAASSSFGYIMNSFYELEQVFVDYWNNHSERQLTWCIGPLCLAERPRLQRVDNNKPTWIQWLDQKLEQGQPVLYVAFGTQTEISLEQLQEISIGLEVSKVNFLWVTRDKGINLEGFEERVKGRGMIVREWVEQREILMHKSVQGFLSHCGWNSVLESMCEGVPILAWPMIAEQPLNARMVVEEIQIGLRVETCDGSVRGFVKSEGLRKTVKELMEGDVGKKTRKKVKEVAKMAKEAMKDNTGSSWRSRDLLIQNCNCKVSL from the coding sequence ATGGAATCTTTATGCAGTGAACAGACGTATCATGTAGTTTTGTTTCCTTTCATGGCGAAAGGCCATACAATCCCTATTTTAGACCTAGCACGCCTCTTTCTCCATCGCCAGATAGCTGTTACAATCTTCACTACTCCAGCCAACCTGCCCTTCATTGCTGAATCTTTGGCTGATACCAACGTCTCCATTGTCGAACTGTCTTTCCCAAGTAACGTCCCTGAAATACCTACAGGCATTGAAAGTACCGATATGCTCCCTTCCATGTTACTGTGGCCTTCGTTCGTGTTTTCAACCAAGCTCATGCAGCCCAACTTTGAACGTGCCCTCGAGAATCTTCCACCTGTAAATTTCATGGTATCTGATGGGTTCTTGTGGTGGACTCTTGAGTCTGCAAACAAATTTGGTTTTCCGAGATTTGTGTTTTTTGGGATGTCCAATTACGCCATGTGTGTGGAAAAAGCTGTGTATGAGAACAAGCTTTTGTTTGGGCCTGAATCAGAAGAAGAATTGATAACAGTTACTCCGTTTCCATGGATAAAGATTACTAGATCTGACTTTGATCCATCCTTCTCTAATCCTGAATCAAAGGGTTTGTTCTTTGAGCTTGCAAAGTTAGTGTTTACAGCTGCATCAAGTAGTTTTGGTTATATAATGAATAGTTTCTATGAGCTTGAACAAGTTTTTGTTGACTATTGGAATAATCACAGTGAACGACAACTGACATGGTGCATTGGACCTCTATGCCTAGCCGAGCGACCAAGGCTTCAACGTGTAGATAACAATAAACCCACTTGGATTCAGTGGCTAGATCAAAAGTTGGAGCAGGGACAGCCAGTACTGTATGTAGCATTTGGGACTCAAACAGAGATTTCACTGGAACAATTACAGGAAATATCAATTGGGTTAGAAGTGTCCAAGGTAAACTTTTTGTGGGTTACGAGAGACAAGGGAATCAACTTAGAAGGTTTCGAAGAGAGGGTTAAAGGAAGAGGGATGATAGTTCGAGAATGGGTTGAACAAAGGGAGATCCTGATGCACAAAAGTGTGCAAGGGTTTTTGAGTCATTGCGGGTGGAACTCAGTATTGGAGAGTATGTGTGAAGGAGTACCAATTCTTGCATGGCCAATGATTGCTGAGCAACCTCTGAATGCAAGAATGGTGGTGGAGGAGATACAAATTGGGCTGAGAGTAGAGACATGTGATGGATCAGTTAGAGGGTTTGTGAAATCGGAAGGTTTAAGAAAGACGGTGAAAGAGTTGATGGAAGGAGATGTAGGGAAGAAAACAAGGAAGAAGGTGAAAGAGGTGGCAAAGATGGCAAAAGAAGCTATGAAGGATAATACTGGATCCTCTTGGCGCTCGCGAGATTTGCTCATTCAAAACTGCAACTGCAAGGTATCCTTGTAA